The sequence CCTGAACTCTATATGTTTGTCCATCAGGCACTTCCAGCTTTATTTCGTCAGATATTTTCCCTCTGACATTGTTTGCGAACTCTTTTGGTATGGTCTGCAGGAATAACAAAAAGAACACATAATTACTTACGAGTTAAAGCAGTCACTGTAAAGGAAAACAAGAGCAGTGTACAAAATCTAAGATCCCAACTTCGGAATCAAGTTTACAAAGTAGCTAGCTCAATCTATCAACATCCCCCAAAATAACAATCTCAAAGACCTAAATAAGATACATATTAGTGCATGAGAACAGCGTAATTAACAATGTCTTACCAGTTCATTTTTTGAGGCACTGACACCCATCATAACCATGAAGAAACGCATTTTATCCATGTGGTGCCAATAATAAAATGCAGCACACACCTTGCATATCGCGTGACTTTTGCCGCTCATGTTACCACACCTACAATGTTAGCAGAGATGAAATTGTTTAGATGCACACTAAGTGCCTGTTTGGTTTCACTCCACTCCCTCGACTCCGCTCCCGGAGTGGAGCAGGCTATAGCTCGTTTTCGCAGAGCGGCTCAAGCCCAGCTCCACAGCTCCGCGGAGTGGAGCGGGGCGGAGTGATTCCAAACAGGGCCTAACTCAAATACTCACTCATGTTACCACACCACATGCTGCAGTTAGGCAAACAGTCTACTTACATGATAATAAATACAGTAATAAATTTGGATTATTGCAGTAGGTGGGCAAGTGTGCATCACATAAGGCTGCTGCCAATGCaggggtgcttagatgaggtgctaagcacattaaatagcttagtaactatactccccaatgcataggtgcttagcttatggttgctaagcttgcttcatttaatgatttagcaactaaagctctTCATGTATTGGTGGGTTTCCTTCCTTtaaatgttttgcctaggttcacgcgcttagcattgtttcttccagggtcaccacactcatctctctcctcttaaataacttgccacatcagatttttttgcctacatggaaggcttagcacctgtacaaggtggagcattgggaggggcctaaaCACTATACGGAAAATGAGCGAATTTCCTACTTTAGTATGGGTAAGAATCAAATATCGATATTTCTACGTAATTTTACTTGTTAGGCAATAAAGGTGACAAGAGGTAGCACTGCAGTTAGAAGCCAACCTTTCATTTTTTGGCGACTGCATATCATTATCATGCGGCATGCTCTTTTCATCGAGACAAGAAGCGTTTTTCATCGCAACACAGGATAACTCTTTCTCACAGCCAGTTTGATTGAATATTCGAACTTCAAAGCAGGAGCTTCCACTGGATTCAAACAATAAGATATCACCCTGTACGAGTTCATAAGTTCTGGCAAATTCTGCCCATCCAGATTGAAAGATGAGGCCATTCTCTTCCTTCGCAACCTGAACGGTATATGTTTTACCGTTAGGTAAATCAAGATTGACTTCGTCAGGTATCTGCCCTCTGATATTATTTTCTAAGAACTTTCTTGGTACATCCTGCAAGAATAAGAAAATGTGACCTCTTTTTGACTTAAACAGAAGGTTCCTGTAACGGGAATCAAGATTCAATGGTGCACTATAAAAGCCCATTTGTTTGAACAAAACCAACATTTGTTTTTTATGGAGAAAAATAACACACATCAACTGGATGATACCAAAATGTAGTCATGTCGGCACCAAGCAAACAATAGTTGAGTGTGACCTAGTATACTCATGCTATAGTAGTATAGTCTGTAGATGGTTGGCATGGGATTGGGATACTGTAGTAGTAGTCTGTAGGTGATTTATGTCAGTATGGAGAATATCATAGGGTTAGGAAATTTGACACCGCTGTAAGACATAGGGTTAGAAAATGGTCCAGGGGAGTACTCAGgctcctccctctcctccctctgtcgctcccgcgggcggcaggggaggaaccctagccgcccccccaccagcagtcctccttctccccctccctcctcgccgccgcctgctCGCGCCGGCGGGCAAAGCCCGGCCGGcctaggcggcggcggggcgatttCTCCCCCTCGCGTGGTGGGGCTGCCGCGGGCAGATCCAATTGGGCCGGGGCGCGTCGTGGTGCGGGATGGCGCGGCGGCGCTGTGGCGGCGACCGGCGGCGGTGCTGGGCGTCTCCTGGTGGTGCGGAGGGCTGCACGGGGGCGGTGGAGCGCACTGGTGTCGCGGGATCCAGGCGGCGCGGGAGGTGGGCTCTCTTCCTGCTGGTCGCGGCGGGGCGTCCTTGGTCAGGTCCGGCCGGACCCGACTCCGGTCTACTTCGTCTCGATGCGGGAGGTGGCGGCAGGGCTGGGGCGCAGGTTGCGCGGTGGCTGGCGTgctcgtggcggcggcggctcccggtTTGGGATCTGGCGCAGACGGGCGGCGCGAGGGCGGGCTGCGACCTCGGCGGCGCTCCTCAGCCGCTGCAAGGCGGCTCGGGGCTGCCCCTCGGGGTCCCGGAATGGAGGTGGGCTGCCACGGCGTGGTGGTGGCTCACGGCGGTGGTTTGGGTCGtttcacggcggcggccggacatCTCCGGCGTCGGCCCGTCGGGAAGCGGCTTGTTGTGGCCTTCGATTCCTCTCCTCGGCGTTCGGACGCTACCTTCGTCAAAGGGCTGGCcctctcccagctgcggtccatcGCCTGTCTCGCGCCCGGTGCTGCGGGACTGATCTCGTCTcgtgcccggcagcaggaccgagctcgtctcgcgcccggcagcaggatcgagctcg comes from Triticum aestivum cultivar Chinese Spring chromosome 5B, IWGSC CS RefSeq v2.1, whole genome shotgun sequence and encodes:
- the LOC123110545 gene encoding B3 domain-containing protein Os12g0591400 isoform X3: MQTSLARCNECVVYHNWHRKGDWKRRFVKIVTGDFVDVPRKFLENNIRGQIPDEVNLDLPNGKTYTVQVAKEENGLIFQSGWAEFARTYELVQGDILLFESSGSSCFEVRIFNQTGCEKELSCVAMKNASCLDEKSMPHDNDMQSPKNERCGNMSGKSHAICKTIPKEFANNVRGKISDEIKLEVPDGQTYRVQVDKEPNEVVLRSGWDAFVRAYELKEGDTLLFAYTGNSHFKVQIFNVSGCDKLLSCIMKNNPMRSPRERSVVTKFDSVFLGQIRITLCTCCVISSIYILVNVPRTPSIRKYCVFRFFFKVKP
- the LOC123110545 gene encoding B3 domain-containing protein Os12g0591400 isoform X2, which translates into the protein MQTSLARCNECVVYHNWHRKGDWKRRFVKIVTGDFVDVPRKFLENNIRGQIPDEVNLDLPNGKTYTVQVAKEENGLIFQSGWAEFARTYELVQGDILLFESSGSSCFEVRIFNQTGCEKELSCVAMKNASCLDEKSMPHDNDMQSPKNERCGNMSGKSHAICKVCAAFYYWHHMDKMRFFMVMMGVSASKNELTIPKEFANNVRGKISDEIKLEVPDGQTYRVQVDKEPNEVVLRSGWDAFVRAYELKEGDTLLFAYTGNSHFKVQIFNVSGCDKLLSCIMKNNPMRSPRERSVVTKFDSVFLGQIRITLCTCCVISSIYILVNVPRTPSIRKYCVFRFFFKVKP
- the LOC123110545 gene encoding B3 domain-containing protein Os12g0591400 isoform X4, which encodes MQTSLARCNECVVYHNWHRKGDWKRRFVKIVTGDFVDVPRKFLENNIRGQIPDEVNLDLPNGKTYTVQVAKEENGLIFQSGWAEFARTYELVQGDILLFESSGSSCFEVRIFNQTGCEKELSCVAMKNASCLDEKSMPHDNDMQSPKNERCGNMSGKSHAICKVCAAFYYWHHMDKMRFFMVMMGVSASKNELTIPKEFANNVRGKISDEIKLEVPDGQTYRVQVDKEPNEVVLRSGWDAFVRAYELKEGDTLLFAYTGNSHFKVQIFNVSGCDKLLSCIMKNNPMRSPRESMKKLCSVPRMC